The following proteins are encoded in a genomic region of Neurospora crassa OR74A linkage group VI, whole genome shotgun sequence:
- the nuo51 gene encoding NADH2 dehydrogenase flavoprotein 1 produces the protein MLSRTAAPTKASARTLSRAAAEQCRTFATVQDGSANPVRHYGGLKDQDRIFQNLYGRYPPDLKHAKKMGDWHKTKEILLKGHDWIIGEVKASGLRGRGGAGFPSGLKWSFMNFKDWDKDDKPRYLVVNADEGEPGTCKDREIMRKDPHKLVEGCLVAGRAMNATAAYIYIRGEFIQEAAILQNAINEAYADGLIGKNACGSGYDFDVYLHRGAGAYVCGEETSLIESLEGKPGKPRLKPPFPAAVGLFGCPSTVANVETVAVAPTICRRGGNWFAGFGRERNQGTKLFCISGHVNNPCTVEEEMSIPMRELIDKHCGGVRGGWDNLLAVIPGGSSTPILPKHICDTQLMDFDALKDSQSGLGTAALIVMDKSTDVVRAISRLSHFYRHESCGQCTPCREGSKWTEQIMKRFEKGQGREREIDMLQELTKQVEGHTICALGEAFAWPIQGLIRHFRPELEARIRKFAQENGGEALAGGWQRNARQQGKLVSPGM, from the exons ATGCTTTCACGTACCGCGGCGCCCACCAAGGCGTCGGCCAGGACCCTCTcgcgcgccgccgccgagcaaTGCCGCACCTTTGCGACCGTCCAAGATGGCTCTGCCAATCCCGTACGCCACTACGGCGGTCTCAAGGACCAGGATCGCATCTTCCAGAACCTCTACGGCCGTTACCCGCCCGACCTGAAGCATGCGAAAAAGATGGGCGACTGGCACAAGACCAAGGAGATTCTCCTCAAGGGTCACGACTGGATCATTGGCGAGGTCAAGGCCTCTGGTCTTAGAGGCCGTGGTGGAGCTGGTTTCCCCTCGGGACTCAAATGG TCGTTCATGAACTTCAAGGATTGGGACAAGGACGACAAGCCCCGTTATCTGGTCGTCAATGCCGATGAGGGTGAGCCGGGTACCTGCAAGGACCGCGAGATCATGCGCAAGGATCCCCACAAACTTGTCGAAGGCTGCTTGGTCGCCGGCCGTGCCATGAACGCCACCGCTGCCTACATCTACATCCGCGGCGAGTTCATCCAGGAGGCTGCCATCTTACAGAACGCCATCAACGAGGCTTATGCTGATGGGCTTATCGGAAAGAACGCCTGCGGCTCAGGCTACGATTTCGATGTCTACCTCCACCGCGGTGCCGGTGCCTATGTGTGCGGCGAGGAGACCAGCTTGATCGAGTCTCTTGAGGGCAAGCCCGGAAAACCCCGTCTGAAGCCTCCTTTCCCTGCCGCCGTCGGTCTGTTCGGTTGCCCTTCGACTGTTGCCAACGTCGAGactgtcgctgtcgctccCACCATCTGCCGCCGCGGTGGCAACTGGTTTGCCGGCTTCGGCCGTGAGCGCAACCAGGGTACCAAGCTTTTCTGCATCAGCGGCCACGTCAACAACCCCTGCActgtcgaggaggagatgagCATCCCGATGCGTGAGCTTATTGATAAGCACTGCGGCGGTGTCCGCGGTGGCTGGGACAACCTTTTGGCCGTCATTCCCGGTGGATCCTCAACACCTATCCTGCCCAAGCACATCTGCGATACCCAGTTGATGGACTTCGATGCGCTCAAGGACAGCCAGTCCGGTCTGGGTACCGCCGCCCTTATCGTCATGGACAAGAGCACTGATGTCGTCCGCGCCATTTCCCGACTAAGCCACTTCTACCGCCATGAATCCTGCGGCCAGTGCACACCTTGCCGTGAAGGCAGCAAGTGGACTGAGCAGATTATGAAGCGTTTCGAGAAGGGTCAGGGCCGCGAGAGGGAGATTGATATGCTCCAGGAGTTGACTAAGCAGGTTGAAGGTCACACTATTTGCG CTCTCGGCGAAGCTTTTGCCTGGCCTATTCAAGGCCTCATCCGCCACTTCCGGCCCGAGCTGGAGGCCCGTATACGGAAGTTTGCCCAGGAGAACGGTGGTGAGGCTCTTGCCGGTGGCTGGCAACGCAATGCCAGACAACAGGGCAAGCTCGTCTCGCCTGGCATGTAA
- the cpc-1 gene encoding cross-pathway control protein 1 — translation MFSELDLLDFATFDGGATTEAAFASPANQTYDLSSSVPSSVSNMGTVSPQELLLHEPYLSAPSSTALTALTSPSLFDGSPDFDTFDISPNFGHSDLENPDTWFSLFPDATPLPQAQAQVQTQPQTQTQTEQQTQPLPELVQSVQPTVQPTVEQTVHSVEASPATPSEDLEVLSPGSGHQRRKSSVSPPSGRHSSVAGVGSRRRDKPLPPIIVEDPSDVVAMKRARNTLAARKSRERKAQRLEELEAKIEELIAERDRWKNLALAHGASTE, via the exons ATGTTCTCAG AACTGGACCTGCTGGATTTCGCCACCTTTGACGGTGGAGCTACCACCGAGGCGGCGTTCGCTTCGCCTGCCAACCAGACATACGATCTTTCGAGCAGCGTTCCTAGCTCCGTCTCCAACATGGGCACTGTCTCGCCTCAGGAGCTTCTGCTCCATGAGCCGTATCTGTCTGCTCCTAGCTCCACTGCTCTTACGGCTTTGACTTCGCCTTCGCTCTTCGACGGCTCACCGGATTTCGATACCTTCGACATCTCTCCTAATTTTGGGCACAGTGACCTGGAAAACCCAGACACGTGGTTCTCACTTTTCCCTGATGCCACCCCGCTACCTCAAGCTCAGGCTCAGGTCCAGACTCAGCCTCAGACCCAGACTCAGACTGAGCAGCAAACACAACCGCTGCCTGAGTTGGTTCAATCTGTGCAGCCGACCGTTCAGCCGACCGTTGAGCAAACAGTTCACTCTGTTGAAGCTTCGCCTGCTACCCCATCTGAGGATTTGGAGGTTTTGTCTCCGGGCTCTGGTCATCAGAGGAGGAAGTCGTCTGTCAGCCCTCCCAGCGGTCGTCACTCGTCGGTCGCTGGTGTTGGCTCTCGCCGTCGTGACAAGCCTCTACCCCCTATCATTGTTGAGGATCCTTCCGATGTCGTTGCCATGAAGCGTGCTCGCAACACTTTGGCTGCTCGCAAGTCTCGTGAGCGCAAGGCTCAGCGCttggaggagttggaagCTAAGATCGAGGAACTGATCGCAGAGCGTGACCGTTGGAAGAACTTGGCTTTGGCGCACGGTGCGTCTACGGAGTAA
- a CDS encoding GCN20 — protein MEAEIRTVLPNIDPIISEYSAGYLTHASTAWSGDEDATGPSPLVEAASAITDLLISASGGTNAALQDKIRQLVDKWVDRYSAANDSQEKRGPAVKRLDQTIQVSAQRNISSTLAVATGGVDLESANARKVESKVDKKKLEKAERKIAAKQNKKTFKTVEYEASRLLNQVDPAQSYEEFYMAVNPLQMNGSSGKTKDIKIDNIDVTIGGLRILTDTTLTLAYGHRYGLVGHNGVGKSTLLRALSRREVPIPTHISILHVEQELTGDDTPAIQAVLDADVWRKVLLKEQAEIIKKLADIEAQRVGLADTSADAAKLDREREVQDNKLGEIQGKLAEMESDKAESRAASILAGLGFSPERQQFATKTFSGGWRMRLALARALFCEPDLLLLDEPSNMLDVPSITFLSNYLQTYPSTVLVVSHDRAFLNEVATDIIHQHSMRLDYYRGANFDSFYATREERKKVAKREYENQMAQRAHLQAFIDKFRYNAAKSSEAQSRIKKLEKMPVLEPPETEYSVHFKFPEVEKLSPPIVQMSEVTFGYSPDKILLRNVDLDVQLDSRIGIVGPNGAGKTTILKLLVGKLSPTSGLITMHPRLRIGFFAQHHVDALDLNASAVSFMAKTYPGKTDEEYRRQLGAFGITGTTGLQKMALLSGGQKSRVAFACLALTQPHILVLDEPSNHLDIEAMDALSEALQKFEGGVLMVSHDVTMLQTVCKSLWVCENGTVEKFPGDVQAYKKRIAAQADAAGVVKKH, from the coding sequence ATGGAGGCCGAAATCAGGACCGTTCTCCCCAACATCGACCCGATCATCTCCGAGTATTCGGCCGGCTATCTCACCCATGCCTCAACGGCCTGGTCCGGCGATGAGGATGCTACCGGCCCGTCTCCACTCGTCGAGGCCGCTTCCGCCATCACCGACCTGCTGATCTCGGCCTCTGGTGGTACTAATGCCGCCCTGCAGGACAAGATCCGTCAGCTGGTCGACAAGTGGGTGGACAGGTATTCTGCTGCCAACGACAGCCAGGAGAAGAGGGGTCCGGCTGTGAAGCGTCTTGACCAGACTATCCAAGTGAGCGCTCAGAGGAACATCTCGTCGACTCTGGCCGTGGCCACGGGCGGTGTTGATCTTGAGTCGGCCAACGCCAGGAAGGTCGAGTCCAAggtcgacaagaagaagctggagaagGCCGAGAGGAAGATTGCGGCCAAGCAGAACAAGAAGACCTTCAAGACGGTCGAGTATGAGGCCTCACGTCTGCTCAACCAGGTCGATCCAGCTCAGTCGTACGAGGAGTTCTACATGGCCGTCAACCCTCTGCAGATGAACGGCTCTTCCGGCAAGACCAAGGACATCAAGATCGACAACATCGACGTTACCATCGGTGGTCTCAGAATCCTGACCGACACCACTCTCACTCTCGCCTACGGCCATCGCTATGGTCTCGTCGGTCACAACGGTGTCGGTAAATCTACGCTTCTTAGAGCCCTCTCTCGCAGAGAGGTTCCCATTCCTACGCACATTTCCATTCTTCACGTCGAACAGGAACTCACGGGTGACGACACGCCTGCCATCCAGGCCGTCTTGGACGCCGACGTTTGGCGTAAGGTTCTTCTCAAGGAGCAGGCCGAGATCATCAAGAAGTTGGCCGACATTGAGGCTCAGCGCGTCGGGTTGGCCGACACCTCAGCCGATGCCGCCAAGCTTGATAGGGAGCGTGAGGTTCAGGACAACAAGCTCGGGGAGATCCAGGGCAAGCTTGCCGAAATGGAGTCGGACAAAGCCGAGTCGAGAGCGGCCAGCATTCTTGCCGGTTTGGGTTTCTCGCCAGAACGCCAACAGTTTGCGACCAAGACGTTCTCCGGTGGTTGGCGTATGCGTCTTGCCCTCGCCCGAGCCCTCTTCTGCGAGCCCGATCTCCTGCTGCTCGACGAGCCGTCCAACATGTTGGACGTCCCCTCCATCACGTTCTTATCCAACTATCTCCAAACCTACCCCAGCACCGTGCTCGTCGTCTCTCACGACAGAGCTTTCCTCAACGAGGTTGCCACCGACATCATCCACCAGCATTCCATGCGGCTCGACTACTACCGCGGCGCCAACTTCGACTCCTTCTACGCCACGCGCGAGGAGCGCAAGAAGGTGGCCAAGCGCGAGTACGAGAACCAGATGGCGCAGCGTGCCCACTTGCAAGCCTTCATCGACAAGTTCCGGTACAACGCGGCCAAGTCCTCAGAAGCCCAATCGCGtatcaagaagctcgagaaGATGCCTGTCCTGGAACCGCCCGAGACCGAGTACAGCGTGCACTTCAAGTTCCCCGAGGTGGAGAAGCTCTCGCCGCCCATTGTGCAAATGTCCGAGGTTACCTTCGGCTACAGCCCCGACAAGATCCTGCTGCGCAACGTCGACCTGGACGTCCAACTCGATTCCCGCATCGGTATCGTGGGCCCCAACGGCGCCGGTAAAACCACCATCCTCAAGTTGCTCGTCGGCAAACTTTCCCCCACTTCGGGCCTCATCACCATGCACCCCCGTCTCCGCATCGGCTTCTTCGCCCAGCACCACGTCGACGCCCTCGACCTCAACGCCTCGGCCGTCTCCTTCATGGCCAAGACGTACCCAGGAAAGACGGACGAGGAATACCGTCGCCAGCTGGGCGCCTTTGGCATCACCGGCACCACAGGTCTGCAGAAGATGGCCTTGTTGTCAGGTGGTCAAAAGTCCCGTGTGGCCTTTGCCTGCTTGGCGCTCACGCAGCCGCACATTTTGGTTCTCGACGAACCGTCCAACCATTTGGATATCGAGGCCATGGATGCGCTCTCGGAAGCGCTGCAGAAGTTTGAGGGTGGTGTGTTGATGGTTTCCCACGATGTCACCATGTTACAGACGGTGTGCAAGAGCTTGTGGGTGTGCGAGAACGGAACAGTGGAGAAGTTCCCTGGTGATGTGCAGGCGTACAAGAAGAGGATTGCGGCGCAGGCGGATGCGGCGGGAGTTGTTAAGAAGCATTAA